One window of the Terriglobales bacterium genome contains the following:
- a CDS encoding TraR/DksA family transcriptional regulator — MDKKRLEQFKKKLEERQQELRRVVTRTEQDGRDADSEVAQDIADKAANSYNKEFLFHQSNSERQVLQMVESALDRIRQGSFGQCVSCGEDINSKRLEAVPWTRYCIACQEKLEKGQLVEEAE, encoded by the coding sequence ATGGATAAGAAAAGGCTGGAACAATTTAAAAAGAAATTGGAAGAGCGGCAGCAGGAGCTGCGCCGCGTGGTGACCCGCACGGAACAAGACGGCCGCGACGCCGACAGCGAGGTCGCGCAGGATATTGCCGACAAGGCCGCCAACTCCTATAACAAGGAATTTCTCTTTCACCAGAGCAACAGCGAGCGCCAGGTTCTCCAGATGGTCGAGAGCGCTTTGGACCGCATCCGCCAGGGAAGTTTTGGGCAGTGTGTCTCCTGTGGCGAAGACATTAACAGCAAGCGCCTGGAGGCCGTGCCCTGGACGCGTTACTGTATTGCCTGCCAGGAAAAATTGGAAAAAGGCCAGCTCGTGGAAGAAGCCGAGTAA
- a CDS encoding tetratricopeptide repeat protein, protein MRSEVRHRLKEDKFATTAQDTFSWMQHHSINVVGGILVSAVIIGLALGGYFYMENHEQKASLDLALAMDTLNAQVRPASQPPNPDATEESYGSVKERAQAAQKKFQALLDQYPHTHAGKASRYFLAITAIQAGNNAAGEAALKTISASGDKEYAPLAKLSLASLYRATGRNPEAIAIYKDLSDHPSHAVSKAMAQFELAGIYETTQPAEAKKIYEQLQKDDPSGEIGQLALRKMFGIKQ, encoded by the coding sequence GTGCGCAGTGAAGTTCGACATCGCCTGAAAGAAGATAAGTTCGCAACCACCGCTCAAGACACTTTTTCCTGGATGCAGCATCACAGCATCAATGTTGTCGGCGGCATCCTGGTCTCCGCCGTGATCATCGGTCTTGCCCTGGGCGGCTATTTTTATATGGAGAACCATGAGCAAAAGGCCTCGCTTGATCTCGCCCTTGCCATGGATACGCTCAATGCCCAGGTGCGCCCTGCTTCCCAGCCACCCAACCCCGATGCTACTGAAGAATCCTACGGTTCGGTGAAGGAGCGGGCCCAGGCCGCGCAAAAGAAATTCCAGGCTCTCTTGGACCAGTATCCGCACACCCATGCCGGCAAGGCTTCGCGCTATTTTCTTGCCATCACCGCGATACAGGCAGGCAATAATGCGGCCGGCGAAGCCGCGTTGAAAACCATCAGCGCCTCCGGGGACAAGGAATACGCGCCTTTAGCCAAGCTTTCCCTGGCGTCTCTGTATCGCGCTACCGGCCGCAATCCGGAAGCCATCGCCATATATAAGGATTTGTCCGATCATCCCTCGCATGCAGTTTCCAAGGCCATGGCCCAGTTCGAACTCGCCGGCATCTACGAAACTACGCAGCCCGCAGAGGCGAAAAAGATTTATGAACAATTGCAGAAAGATGACCCCTCAGGCGAGATAGGCCAACTGGCGCTTAGAAAGATGTTTGGCATCAAGCAGTAG
- a CDS encoding PAS domain S-box protein has translation MTAIGIHQRLFRPLLLRAMLLPALVLILLTGVLLWQIYRLQNLNRVVDRSDETTEAAYSVEDLLVERETAYRGFLLTGNPLLLEPAKRANQRLPQALDKLDAMVAGNSLQAQKVLEIRRLANEWQQSSDQAVELKQNHGDYLQLEAKGHDSFLLDSMREQFRTLIAMETALRAERESRTRYDTQQALWIGAGSAIFLGTLLLFYSRRLLWHLSENYREALSGAQQKNLELQESRQRYATTLRSIGDAVIATDDRGCIMFMNPVSERLCGWRMEDAFGRPLKDVYRIVKEDTLEPAEDIVLQVLRANAYAEMGHPTLLLAHDGRGIPIDGCAAPIRSDQGKITGVVLVYRDISEHRRQVEERVLLLQQIDLLLQSTDHGVYAVDAEGSCFLINRVAAEMLGYAREEILGKNFHELMHGRRPDGNFYPAEECAIEQVLQGKKGIRALDEVFWRRDGRSIPVECASYPMSFKGKVWGAVVTFIDITARQQRDQALVTSEKLAATGQMASAMAHEINNPLQAVSNLINLLVLSRDLDEASRNYAKMAQSELERVVRIVQQTLGLYHEYVKTEFDPAQIAEEVLAFHKHRFRQQHISLEREFLYEGTYQGYPSEFRQMFSNLILNALDAMPKNGKLRFRIAKSQDWRKGRPAHKGIRITVADSGCGISPENREKIFEPFFTTKAAKGTGLGLWMVHSIVEKQLGVIRIRSSQRPEASYTCVNVFLPLATPEGARPGLPTHAVAQMSAGQKPQTSSAPV, from the coding sequence ATGACTGCAATCGGGATTCATCAAAGGCTTTTCCGTCCGTTGTTGCTGCGCGCTATGCTGCTGCCAGCGCTGGTCCTTATTCTGCTTACGGGCGTACTGCTGTGGCAAATCTATCGTTTGCAAAATCTCAATCGAGTGGTTGACCGCTCCGACGAAACCACTGAGGCGGCCTACTCCGTTGAGGACTTATTAGTGGAACGCGAAACCGCCTACCGCGGTTTTCTGCTGACTGGAAATCCGTTATTGCTGGAGCCGGCCAAGCGCGCCAACCAGCGCTTGCCCCAGGCGCTCGATAAGCTCGACGCCATGGTGGCAGGCAATTCCCTGCAAGCCCAGAAAGTGCTGGAAATCCGCCGGCTGGCCAACGAATGGCAGCAATCCAGCGACCAGGCCGTGGAGTTGAAACAGAACCACGGCGATTACCTGCAACTGGAAGCCAAGGGGCACGACTCCTTCCTGCTCGATTCCATGCGCGAGCAATTCCGCACGTTGATCGCCATGGAAACCGCGCTGCGGGCCGAACGCGAATCGCGGACCCGCTATGACACCCAGCAAGCGCTGTGGATCGGGGCGGGTAGCGCAATTTTCCTGGGGACTCTGTTGCTGTTCTACTCGCGAAGGCTGCTGTGGCACCTCTCGGAAAATTACCGTGAGGCGCTGAGCGGCGCGCAGCAGAAAAACCTGGAGCTGCAGGAGAGCCGCCAACGCTATGCCACCACGCTACGCAGCATCGGCGATGCGGTGATTGCTACCGACGACCGCGGCTGCATCATGTTTATGAATCCGGTCTCGGAACGGCTCTGCGGCTGGCGCATGGAAGATGCCTTTGGCCGTCCCTTGAAAGATGTTTATCGTATCGTCAAAGAAGACACGCTGGAACCGGCCGAGGACATCGTGCTTCAGGTCCTGCGGGCAAATGCCTACGCCGAGATGGGCCATCCTACCCTGCTGCTTGCCCACGACGGCCGCGGGATTCCCATTGATGGCTGTGCTGCTCCGATTCGCAGCGATCAAGGAAAGATCACCGGAGTGGTACTGGTCTATCGCGATATCAGCGAACATCGCCGCCAGGTGGAGGAGCGCGTGCTCTTGTTGCAGCAGATTGACCTGCTGCTGCAATCCACCGATCACGGCGTCTATGCGGTGGACGCTGAAGGCTCGTGCTTCCTGATCAACCGTGTCGCCGCCGAGATGCTGGGCTACGCGCGTGAGGAAATCCTGGGTAAAAATTTTCACGAGCTGATGCATGGGCGCCGGCCTGACGGGAATTTTTATCCGGCTGAAGAGTGCGCCATCGAGCAGGTGCTGCAGGGCAAGAAGGGAATCCGCGCACTGGATGAAGTTTTCTGGCGCAGAGACGGCAGGTCCATTCCGGTGGAGTGCGCCTCCTACCCCATGTCATTCAAGGGCAAGGTCTGGGGTGCGGTTGTGACTTTCATTGATATCACCGCCCGCCAGCAGCGCGACCAGGCGCTGGTGACGTCAGAGAAGCTGGCCGCCACCGGGCAAATGGCTTCCGCCATGGCCCACGAGATCAATAATCCGCTGCAGGCGGTTTCAAACCTGATCAATCTGCTCGTGCTCAGCCGCGACCTCGATGAGGCCAGCCGCAACTACGCCAAGATGGCCCAGAGCGAGCTGGAGCGCGTGGTGCGCATCGTGCAGCAGACGCTCGGTCTGTATCACGAATATGTGAAGACCGAGTTCGACCCGGCACAGATTGCCGAAGAGGTGCTCGCCTTCCACAAGCACCGCTTCCGCCAGCAACATATAAGCCTGGAACGCGAGTTCCTCTATGAAGGCACGTATCAGGGATATCCCAGTGAGTTCCGGCAAATGTTCTCTAACCTGATCTTGAATGCTCTGGATGCCATGCCCAAGAACGGCAAACTGCGCTTCCGTATCGCGAAATCACAGGATTGGCGTAAGGGCCGGCCTGCCCATAAAGGGATCCGCATCACCGTAGCCGATTCCGGGTGCGGAATTTCGCCGGAGAACCGCGAAAAAATCTTCGAGCCCTTCTTCACGACCAAAGCCGCTAAAGGCACCGGCCTGGGACTGTGGATGGTGCACAGCATTGTGGAAAAACAGCTTGGCGTGATCCGCATCCGCAGCAGCCAGAGACCAGAGGCCAGCTACACATGCGTGAATGTGTTTCTTCCCCTGGCAACCCCGGAAGGTGCACGCCCTGGACTTCCCACCCATGCCGTGGCACAGATGAGCGCCGGACAAAAACCGCAGACGAGCAGCGCACCGGTGTGA
- a CDS encoding sigma-54 dependent transcriptional regulator → MKASPNFRVLIVDDDAGTAKFLTSHLTQRSFDVSVASTGEEALRLFRAYDPVLVLLDIAMSGLGGLETLERLKQIKPEVSVMLLSAQNDPAVIFKASKLGADDYLAKPVDLSELDLRINRVLDKQRVLHEVTQLREQVRKQSDFSMLFGTSPKMEEVKMTIEQVADTNATVLIRGESGSGKEVVARMVNANSTRRDKPFIKVNCAAIPSELLESELFGYEPGAFTGANRQKLGKFEQANYGSIFLDEISEMHPALQAKLLHVLQDGEFARLGGKRDIAVDVRVLAATNKPLERAVEEGLFREDLFYRLNVVTIHIPPLRERREEIPIFLDFFLRKYSEYYGKQPAPFSDYAVGRMMEYAWPGNIRELENLVKRYTIVGNEPQIIRELSTHKPIVSSLGAGKVQEITPSINPGPAFITNGNTEIEMPSLLEIGKRAAMQAEREAIERVLAQTRWNRRQAAKILKVSYKALLNKLKAMGEHNQVQNKQKHA, encoded by the coding sequence ATGAAAGCTAGCCCAAATTTTCGCGTGCTGATTGTCGACGATGACGCCGGGACGGCGAAGTTTCTGACTTCGCATCTCACCCAGCGAAGTTTTGACGTAAGCGTGGCATCTACCGGCGAAGAAGCCCTCCGCCTGTTTCGTGCTTATGATCCTGTTCTGGTGCTGCTCGATATTGCCATGTCGGGCCTGGGTGGCCTCGAAACCCTGGAACGCCTTAAGCAGATTAAGCCCGAAGTTTCGGTAATGCTGCTTTCGGCCCAGAATGATCCTGCGGTTATTTTTAAGGCCTCGAAGTTAGGCGCAGACGACTACCTGGCCAAGCCCGTGGACCTCAGCGAACTCGATCTCCGCATCAATCGCGTGCTCGATAAACAGCGTGTGCTCCATGAAGTGACCCAGCTTCGCGAGCAGGTGCGCAAGCAGAGTGACTTTTCCATGCTCTTTGGCACCAGCCCCAAGATGGAAGAAGTCAAGATGACCATCGAACAGGTGGCCGATACCAATGCTACGGTTCTCATTCGCGGCGAGAGCGGCTCCGGCAAAGAGGTGGTGGCACGCATGGTCAACGCCAACTCCACCCGCCGCGATAAGCCGTTTATCAAAGTAAATTGCGCCGCCATTCCCAGCGAGCTTCTGGAAAGTGAGTTGTTCGGCTACGAGCCCGGAGCTTTCACCGGCGCCAACCGGCAGAAACTGGGTAAATTCGAGCAAGCCAATTACGGCAGCATATTTTTAGATGAAATCAGCGAGATGCATCCCGCGCTCCAGGCCAAGCTTCTGCACGTCCTGCAGGACGGCGAATTTGCCCGCCTGGGCGGCAAACGCGATATCGCCGTAGATGTTCGCGTGCTCGCCGCCACCAACAAACCCCTGGAGCGCGCCGTAGAGGAAGGTCTCTTCCGCGAAGATCTCTTCTACCGCTTGAATGTTGTGACCATCCACATTCCTCCTTTGCGCGAGAGGAGGGAAGAGATCCCCATATTCCTGGATTTCTTTCTGCGCAAATACAGCGAGTATTACGGAAAGCAGCCCGCGCCTTTCAGCGACTATGCCGTGGGCCGCATGATGGAATATGCCTGGCCAGGCAACATTCGCGAGTTGGAAAACCTGGTCAAACGCTACACCATCGTGGGCAATGAACCGCAGATTATCCGCGAGCTCTCCACCCACAAGCCGATTGTCTCTTCTCTCGGCGCGGGCAAGGTCCAGGAAATTACGCCTTCAATCAACCCTGGTCCTGCGTTTATTACCAATGGCAATACTGAGATCGAGATGCCATCTTTATTGGAAATTGGCAAGCGCGCCGCCATGCAAGCTGAACGTGAAGCGATTGAGCGCGTGCTGGCGCAAACCCGCTGGAATCGCCGGCAGGCAGCTAAAATTTTGAAGGTCAGTTACAAGGCACTGCTCAATAAATTGAAGGCCATGGGAGAGCATAATCAGGTTCAGAATAAGCAAAAACATGCTTAA
- a CDS encoding di-heme oxidoredictase family protein: protein MTHRRVQRLVLASTFVAALLIAGAAFAQSDPGVRSNTGVNAGQPFASVTGNDLAFFQTGLAQFNEHQTVTGDNNGLGPRFNTDGCGTCHSQPAPGGSSPASAIFPNVGPNPESQVIANGVVSGSTNTIPSFIAANGPVREVRFPFFFNPDGTANTNAPNGGVEDLFTVSGRADAGSCSLRQPSFNAALAANNIIFRIPTPVFGSGLMANIDDSTLLANLASQANNGLGISGTFNHNGNDGTISRFGWKAQNKSLMIFAGEAYNVEMGISNELFTQDRPLPGEDQLGSGLPANCLNLAGNGYPEDITHSDGTNASTVTSDVGLFNAFMQFLDQPTASTTSPGGASSIANGRALFSAVGCAVCHTTSLPTQPSHLTAGLGNATANLFSDLEIHHMGTTLADNVSQGGAGGDQFRTAPLWGLGQRIFFLHDGRCTNLLCAIEAHESNGGEATNVEFIFDNDLSPSQQQDVLNFLRSL, encoded by the coding sequence ATGACGCATCGAAGAGTACAAAGACTTGTTTTGGCTTCCACATTTGTGGCGGCGCTGCTGATTGCAGGAGCGGCGTTTGCCCAGTCCGATCCCGGAGTGCGCAGCAACACCGGAGTGAACGCCGGCCAGCCCTTTGCCTCTGTCACTGGCAACGATCTGGCTTTCTTCCAAACCGGACTCGCGCAGTTCAACGAACACCAAACCGTTACCGGAGACAACAACGGTCTAGGACCACGATTCAACACGGACGGGTGTGGGACATGTCACTCACAACCGGCCCCGGGCGGAAGTAGTCCAGCCTCCGCGATTTTCCCCAACGTCGGACCGAACCCGGAAAGCCAGGTGATTGCCAACGGGGTCGTGAGCGGCAGCACCAACACCATCCCATCTTTCATCGCGGCTAACGGCCCAGTGCGTGAAGTCCGATTCCCATTCTTTTTTAACCCCGATGGCACGGCCAATACCAACGCGCCCAATGGCGGAGTGGAAGACCTGTTCACCGTCAGCGGCCGCGCTGATGCCGGCTCCTGCAGCCTCCGTCAGCCCAGCTTTAACGCTGCTCTGGCGGCCAACAACATCATCTTCCGCATCCCCACGCCGGTCTTTGGCTCGGGGTTGATGGCGAACATTGATGACTCAACCCTGCTGGCCAATCTGGCGTCCCAAGCCAACAATGGCCTCGGGATTTCGGGCACCTTTAATCACAACGGCAACGACGGCACCATCAGCCGCTTTGGCTGGAAGGCCCAGAACAAGTCGCTGATGATCTTTGCCGGTGAAGCCTACAACGTGGAAATGGGCATCTCCAACGAGCTGTTTACGCAAGATCGGCCGCTGCCGGGTGAGGACCAATTGGGAAGCGGGCTTCCAGCCAACTGCCTGAACCTCGCCGGAAACGGCTACCCTGAAGACATTACCCACTCCGATGGCACCAACGCCTCCACCGTCACCAGTGACGTCGGGCTGTTTAATGCTTTCATGCAGTTCCTGGATCAGCCCACGGCATCCACGACCAGCCCGGGCGGAGCAAGCTCCATCGCCAATGGTCGCGCGCTGTTTAGCGCCGTTGGCTGCGCGGTCTGCCACACAACGTCGCTCCCGACCCAGCCCTCGCACTTAACGGCTGGTTTGGGCAACGCTACTGCCAACCTGTTCAGTGACCTTGAGATCCATCACATGGGCACGACCCTGGCAGATAACGTCTCGCAGGGCGGTGCGGGTGGCGACCAGTTCCGCACGGCTCCCTTGTGGGGTCTGGGACAGCGGATCTTCTTCCTGCACGATGGCCGCTGCACAAACCTGCTGTGCGCCATCGAAGCCCACGAAAGCAACGGCGGCGAAGCCACCAACGTGGAGTTCATCTTCGACAACGACCTATCCCCCAGCCAGCAACAGGACGTATTGAACTTCCTGCGCTCGCTGTAA
- a CDS encoding aldo/keto reductase produces the protein MIEGFATAEGTARYRDRFPELNRAGNFRQSVHVPGVSELSLSSLGLGTYLGEADAEADSAYTESIRQAVRSGVNVLDTAINYRHQRSERNIGIALEQMTASGELKRDEILVCTKAGYLCFDGEAPDDPRGYFIEEYINKGIMRPTEIAGGMHCMAPGYLENQIDRSRTNLKLETIDVFYLHNPESQLGAGVSPADFRQRLRDAFAALEKMVKANKIRFYGCATWNAFRLPHTQHEAISLQDVVTVAREVGGDGHHFRFIQLPFNLAMPEAAGLKNQAFDKEMLSIFQAAEKTGVAVIGSATLYQGRLTQGLPEVIRQKLGTTNDTESAIQFARSAPGITTALIGMGHKEHVVTNLAVAAKALVPREQWESLFQ, from the coding sequence ATGATTGAAGGATTTGCCACTGCTGAAGGTACGGCGCGCTACCGCGACCGTTTTCCAGAACTGAATCGAGCCGGCAACTTTCGCCAGTCCGTTCATGTGCCGGGCGTGAGCGAGCTTTCGCTCTCCTCGCTGGGACTGGGCACCTACCTGGGCGAAGCCGACGCTGAGGCTGACTCTGCCTATACCGAATCCATTCGGCAAGCGGTGCGCTCCGGGGTGAACGTCCTGGATACGGCCATCAACTATCGCCATCAGCGCTCGGAGCGAAACATCGGAATTGCCCTCGAGCAGATGACTGCAAGCGGTGAATTGAAGCGCGATGAAATCCTGGTATGCACCAAAGCAGGATATCTCTGCTTTGATGGAGAAGCACCCGACGATCCGCGGGGATACTTCATTGAGGAATACATCAACAAAGGCATCATGCGGCCCACCGAGATTGCCGGCGGAATGCACTGCATGGCGCCTGGGTATCTGGAAAACCAGATTGATCGTTCCCGCACGAATTTGAAGCTGGAGACGATTGACGTTTTCTATCTGCACAACCCGGAGTCGCAGTTAGGAGCAGGCGTGAGCCCTGCAGATTTCCGGCAGCGCTTGCGCGACGCATTTGCCGCGCTGGAAAAAATGGTGAAGGCCAACAAGATACGCTTTTACGGATGCGCTACCTGGAATGCCTTCCGCCTGCCCCACACGCAGCACGAAGCCATCAGCCTGCAAGACGTTGTAACCGTGGCGCGGGAGGTGGGCGGCGACGGACACCACTTCCGTTTTATTCAGTTGCCCTTCAACCTGGCCATGCCCGAGGCCGCCGGCCTGAAGAACCAGGCCTTCGACAAAGAGATGCTGTCAATCTTCCAAGCCGCGGAAAAAACTGGGGTCGCCGTTATCGGCAGCGCAACCCTCTATCAGGGAAGACTCACACAAGGCTTGCCGGAAGTGATTCGACAGAAGTTGGGGACAACCAACGACACAGAAAGCGCCATTCAGTTTGCGCGCTCAGCTCCGGGGATTACCACCGCCCTCATCGGAATGGGCCACAAAGAGCACGTGGTGACTAATCTTGCTGTGGCTGCAAAGGCGCTGGTTCCGCGTGAGCAGTGGGAAAGTTTGTTTCAGTAG
- a CDS encoding AsmA family protein has protein sequence MRKLAIAIAIILVLGVIAVLILPSVIDVNSYHDRIQAEMQTKLGRPVTLGRLHLSILPLYFSAESPVIGEDPSFRTGKAFAEANEVDVSAALWPLLHGDVQISSLELKQPKIELVRNAQGAWNFSSLGNNTPAGQPPAGTNQAFSLQDMKITDGTVALTDYQKRQPRAIYDHIDLRLMGYAPGHAFDLIAAAHLPGQGAQLIKLQGTAGPINNAQGINTPFDGSLELSEVSLSGLQKFLNSASLENTDAIISGKANLKNQAGKFDSDGSLKLDQPRVHGHDLGYPISADYKVSDDLNADRLNIEKGNLKLGNTPLTITGTMNMQPTPSQIDLRINASNVSIQEVAQLAADFGTAFSPGMKIAGQLTADLHAQGAANQPAMNGSLQGRNLEISGKDLRDPVKVPIIDLALTPTEVRSNDFSASTGSTTVTGRFALSQYTSNSPLVDADLHTGRADLGEFLSIAKAYGVSAADGVSGSGIISLNLHATGPIKNSAGMNFSGNGMLQNAQIRTPSLTAPLKIGNANLTFSQNSAVLQNVAMALGSTNATGSLTLSNFDNPKVQFTLAADKLIASEWQKIFAASGTQSAESRNQFWNFVPQAEAAAVPQSSIINRMTGSGKVSIGTLLYDDLVMNNVQSNVALDHGVIRMDPVTSGLAQGQQSGSIVIDARSTPITYAVNMRADKVDANQLLSSVSNLKKTLYGLLAANGNANFSSGSDNIARTLNGNFNVNLTNGKLANVDVLYQLANVGKFLSTGKNISQHPFTNVAKMTGNFNVRNGIAQTNDLQAVIDGATMSGNGAISMVDNSVNMHVTAVLTKAMTDSIGGINGVGGYMTTALANRNGELVMPVLVSGSLSNPRIVPDFEAIARMKLQNLLPTSGKPGDFTSGILGALLGNKNNPNQPPNQQPGQQPQQQPPQGQPQPTASPTPANGDQANNNQQQPPQKQTWADVLNQMLNKKKQQQQPTPTPTPDQK, from the coding sequence ATGCGTAAGCTAGCCATCGCAATTGCAATTATTCTAGTCCTCGGGGTGATCGCTGTACTGATTTTGCCCTCGGTCATCGATGTAAACAGTTATCACGACCGGATCCAAGCTGAAATGCAAACCAAGCTTGGCCGCCCGGTCACGCTGGGACGCTTGCATCTTTCCATCCTGCCACTGTATTTCAGCGCCGAGAGCCCGGTCATTGGCGAGGACCCGAGTTTTCGCACGGGAAAGGCCTTTGCTGAGGCCAATGAAGTGGATGTGAGCGCAGCGCTGTGGCCCCTGCTGCATGGAGACGTCCAGATCAGCTCTCTCGAACTCAAGCAGCCCAAAATCGAGCTGGTACGCAACGCTCAGGGAGCATGGAACTTTTCCAGCCTGGGCAACAACACGCCTGCTGGCCAGCCCCCGGCGGGCACCAACCAGGCGTTCTCCCTGCAGGACATGAAAATCACCGATGGCACGGTTGCATTAACCGATTATCAAAAGAGGCAACCACGCGCGATTTATGACCATATAGACCTGCGGCTGATGGGCTATGCACCTGGCCATGCATTTGACCTGATCGCTGCGGCGCACCTGCCGGGACAAGGGGCACAGCTTATCAAGCTGCAAGGGACGGCTGGGCCTATCAATAACGCCCAGGGCATCAATACCCCCTTTGACGGCAGCCTGGAGCTTTCTGAGGTCTCGCTTTCCGGCCTGCAAAAATTTCTTAACTCTGCTTCCCTGGAAAATACCGATGCCATCATCAGCGGCAAAGCCAACCTCAAAAACCAGGCGGGAAAATTCGATTCCGATGGTTCACTCAAACTTGATCAGCCGCGCGTCCACGGACATGACCTGGGGTACCCAATCTCGGCGGATTACAAAGTTTCTGACGACCTGAACGCAGACCGGCTCAACATCGAAAAGGGAAACCTGAAGCTGGGCAATACCCCGCTTACCATCACCGGCACGATGAACATGCAGCCTACGCCTTCGCAAATTGACTTGAGGATCAATGCGTCGAATGTCTCGATCCAGGAGGTCGCTCAACTGGCGGCAGATTTTGGCACGGCATTTTCTCCCGGGATGAAAATCGCCGGCCAGCTTACGGCCGATCTTCATGCTCAAGGAGCAGCCAATCAGCCGGCCATGAATGGCAGCCTGCAGGGCCGCAACCTGGAGATCAGTGGGAAAGACCTGCGCGACCCGGTGAAGGTCCCGATCATTGATCTGGCGCTTACGCCGACTGAGGTCCGCTCCAACGATTTTTCCGCCAGCACCGGCAGCACAACCGTTACCGGCCGCTTCGCCCTTTCGCAATACACCTCGAATTCGCCGTTGGTAGATGCCGACTTGCACACCGGCCGGGCTGATCTGGGTGAATTTTTGAGTATCGCTAAAGCCTACGGAGTCTCGGCAGCCGATGGTGTTTCCGGCTCGGGCATCATCTCCCTCAACCTGCACGCTACCGGGCCCATCAAGAATTCCGCGGGCATGAACTTCAGCGGCAACGGCATGCTGCAGAATGCCCAAATCAGGACGCCGTCGCTGACCGCGCCGCTCAAGATCGGCAATGCCAACCTGACCTTCTCGCAGAATTCCGCGGTGCTGCAAAATGTTGCCATGGCGCTGGGTTCCACTAATGCCACGGGCTCGCTCACGCTGAGTAACTTCGACAATCCGAAGGTGCAGTTCACGCTCGCTGCCGATAAGCTCATCGCCAGCGAGTGGCAGAAGATTTTTGCAGCGTCGGGAACGCAAAGTGCGGAATCAAGAAATCAATTCTGGAATTTTGTGCCCCAGGCAGAAGCCGCCGCTGTGCCCCAGTCGAGCATTATCAATCGTATGACGGGGAGCGGCAAGGTCAGCATTGGAACGCTGTTGTATGACGACCTGGTGATGAACAACGTGCAATCGAATGTCGCGCTCGACCACGGCGTGATACGCATGGACCCCGTGACCTCTGGCCTTGCCCAGGGCCAGCAGAGTGGCTCGATCGTGATTGACGCGCGGTCTACCCCCATCACATACGCGGTCAACATGAGGGCAGACAAAGTTGACGCCAACCAGTTGCTCTCTTCCGTCTCCAATCTCAAGAAGACGCTGTATGGATTGCTGGCCGCCAATGGCAACGCGAACTTTTCCTCGGGCAGCGATAACATCGCTCGCACCCTGAACGGTAATTTCAACGTGAATTTAACCAACGGCAAGCTGGCCAACGTGGACGTGCTTTATCAACTGGCCAATGTCGGCAAATTTCTTTCCACAGGCAAGAACATTTCACAACATCCCTTCACCAATGTCGCCAAGATGACGGGAAACTTTAACGTGCGCAATGGCATCGCGCAGACGAATGACTTGCAAGCGGTGATTGACGGCGCAACCATGTCAGGCAACGGCGCCATCAGCATGGTGGATAATTCTGTGAACATGCACGTTACCGCCGTGCTCACCAAAGCTATGACGGATTCCATTGGCGGCATTAACGGGGTCGGTGGATATATGACCACGGCCCTGGCCAATCGCAATGGTGAGTTGGTCATGCCCGTGCTGGTGTCGGGATCGCTTTCTAACCCGCGTATCGTCCCCGATTTTGAGGCCATCGCCCGCATGAAGCTGCAAAACCTGTTGCCCACTTCGGGGAAGCCCGGGGATTTTACCAGCGGAATTCTGGGCGCGCTCCTGGGAAACAAGAACAACCCGAATCAGCCGCCCAACCAACAGCCCGGACAACAACCGCAACAACAGCCGCCACAGGGACAACCACAGCCCACGGCTTCTCCAACGCCTGCCAACGGGGATCAGGCTAATAACAATCAGCAACAACCACCACAAAAACAGACCTGGGCCGATGTGCTGAATCAAATGTTGAATAAAAAGAAACAGCAGCAACAACCGACACCAACGCCGACTCCGGACCAGAAGTAG